From a single Shewanella denitrificans OS217 genomic region:
- the rpsA gene encoding 30S ribosomal protein S1 — translation MDGGLLKESNLNMTESFADLFEQSLLTLEFRPGSIVRGTVVAIENGMVLVDAGLKSESPISADEFKNAQGVLEIQVGDEVDVALDSVEDGFGETQLSREKAKRHEAWIVLEKAYEDAETVIGIINGKVKGGFTVELNGIRAFLPGSLVDVRPVRDTAHLEYKELEFKVIKLDQKRNNVVVSRRAVIESESSAERDALLENLQEGQAVKGIVKNLTDYGAFVDLGGVDGLLHITDMAWKRVKHPSEIVNVGDEINVKVLKYDRERTRVSLGLKQLGEDPWLEISKRYPESTKLSGRVTNLTDYGCFVEIEEGVEGLVHVSEMDWTNKNIHPSKVVNLGDEVEVLVLDIDEERRRISLGLKQCKVNPWDDFATRYNKGDKVSGKIKSITDFGIFIGLDGGIDGLVHLSDISWNGTGEDAVSEYKKGDEIHAVVLSVDPERERISLGVKQTEDDPFNAYLADKKKGTVVNGTVSAVDAKGVTVELADTVEGYVRVADISAERIEDASTVYTVGDAIEARFMGVDRKNRSISLSIKAKDEAEQKEAIATLNKQDDVVISNAMAEAFKAARK, via the coding sequence ATGGATGGTGGTTTATTAAAAGAAAGTAACCTAAACATGACTGAATCTTTTGCTGATCTATTTGAACAATCCCTTCTAACTCTGGAGTTCCGTCCAGGTTCTATCGTTCGTGGTACTGTTGTTGCCATCGAAAACGGTATGGTACTTGTTGACGCTGGTCTTAAGTCAGAAAGCCCAATTTCTGCTGACGAATTCAAAAACGCTCAAGGTGTTTTAGAAATTCAAGTTGGTGATGAAGTTGATGTTGCGCTTGACTCTGTTGAAGATGGCTTCGGTGAGACTCAATTGTCTCGCGAAAAAGCTAAGCGCCATGAAGCGTGGATCGTTCTAGAAAAAGCGTACGAAGATGCTGAAACTGTAATCGGTATCATCAATGGTAAAGTTAAAGGCGGTTTCACTGTTGAATTAAACGGTATCCGTGCCTTCTTACCAGGTTCTCTAGTTGACGTGCGCCCAGTTCGCGACACCGCTCACTTAGAGTACAAAGAATTAGAATTCAAAGTTATCAAGCTTGATCAGAAGCGCAACAACGTTGTTGTTTCTCGTCGTGCTGTTATCGAATCAGAAAGCAGTGCTGAGCGTGATGCACTTCTTGAAAATCTACAAGAAGGCCAAGCAGTTAAGGGTATCGTTAAGAACCTAACTGACTACGGTGCATTCGTAGATTTAGGTGGCGTTGACGGTCTACTGCATATCACAGATATGGCGTGGAAGCGTGTTAAGCACCCATCTGAAATCGTTAATGTTGGTGACGAAATCAACGTTAAAGTACTTAAGTACGATCGTGAGCGCACTCGTGTGTCACTAGGTCTTAAGCAACTTGGCGAAGATCCATGGTTAGAAATCAGCAAGCGTTACCCAGAAAGCACTAAGCTATCTGGTCGCGTAACTAACCTAACTGACTACGGTTGCTTCGTAGAAATCGAAGAAGGCGTGGAAGGTTTAGTACACGTTTCTGAAATGGATTGGACTAACAAGAACATTCACCCATCTAAAGTTGTTAACTTAGGTGATGAAGTTGAAGTGTTAGTACTAGACATAGACGAAGAACGTCGTCGTATTTCTCTAGGCCTGAAACAGTGTAAAGTTAACCCATGGGATGACTTCGCAACTCGTTACAATAAAGGCGACAAGGTTTCTGGTAAGATCAAGTCAATCACTGACTTCGGTATCTTCATCGGTCTTGACGGCGGCATAGATGGTCTAGTTCACCTATCTGACATTTCTTGGAACGGCACTGGCGAAGACGCAGTATCTGAGTACAAGAAAGGCGACGAAATCCATGCAGTGGTTCTTTCAGTAGACCCAGAGCGTGAGCGCATCAGCTTAGGCGTTAAGCAAACTGAAGATGATCCATTCAACGCATACCTAGCTGACAAGAAGAAAGGCACCGTAGTTAACGGTACTGTTTCTGCTGTTGATGCAAAAGGCGTGACTGTTGAACTAGCTGACACAGTTGAAGGTTACGTTCGCGTAGCAGACATTTCAGCTGAGCGTATCGAAGATGCATCTACTGTCTACACTGTAGGTGATGCAATCGAAGCTAGATTCATGGGTGTTGATCGCAAGAACCGTTCTATCAGCCTATCTATCAAAGCGAAAGATGAAGCTGAACAGAAAGAAGCGATTGCTACTCTGAACAAGCAAGATGACGTTGTGATCAGCAATGCAATGGCTGAAGCATTTAAAGCAGCTCGCAAGTAA
- the crcB gene encoding fluoride efflux transporter CrcB codes for MTNLLFVALGGSIGAVLRYLMSIIMIQLFGSSFPFGTLLVNVLGSFFMGIVYALGQVSHVSPELKALVGVGLLGALTTFSTFSNETLLLMQQGYWFKSLINVLLNVSLCIFMVYLGQQLVFSRV; via the coding sequence ATGACTAATTTACTGTTTGTGGCCCTGGGCGGTTCAATTGGCGCGGTTTTGCGCTATCTTATGTCAATTATTATGATCCAGCTATTTGGAAGCAGTTTTCCTTTTGGTACACTGTTGGTCAATGTACTAGGTTCATTTTTTATGGGTATCGTTTATGCCCTAGGGCAAGTGAGTCACGTAAGCCCTGAGTTGAAAGCCTTGGTTGGCGTTGGTCTGTTAGGCGCATTAACCACCTTTTCAACCTTTTCCAATGAAACCTTATTGTTAATGCAACAAGGTTATTGGTTTAAATCACTGATAAATGTGTTGTTGAATGTCTCCCTGTGTATCTTTATGGTGTATCTGGGTCAGCAACTGGTCTTTTCTCGCGTTTAA
- the serS gene encoding serine--tRNA ligase, whose protein sequence is MLDPKFLRTELDATAERLASRGFALDTAHLSQLEETRKSLQVETEELQASRNAISKSIGQAKSRGEDVSAIMAQVGDLGSKLDAKKAELAELLHAINLIAMSTPNLPDESVPCGKDETENLEVRRWGTPRSFDFPVKDHLDLGEALGGLDFKSAVKITGSRFIVMKGQLARLNRALGQFMLDLHTQEHGYTETYVPLLVNEDSLLGTGQLPKFGEDLFHTKPATEEGQGLSLIPTAEVPLTNLVRDTIVEVSDLPLKFTAQTSCFRSEAGSYGRDTRGLIRQHQFEKVELVQIVKPEDSMQALEELTLHAEKVLQLLGLPYRTMLLCTGDMGFGASKTYDLEVWLPAQNTYREISSCSNMKDFQARRMQARYRNPEDNKPALLHTLNGSGLAVGRTLVAILENYQNADGSITVPDVLHKYMGGTTLIG, encoded by the coding sequence ATGCTAGATCCTAAATTTTTGCGTACTGAACTGGATGCCACTGCTGAGCGTTTAGCCAGCCGTGGTTTTGCCTTAGATACCGCTCATTTGAGCCAACTGGAAGAGACCCGCAAGTCACTTCAAGTGGAAACAGAAGAATTGCAAGCATCCCGAAATGCGATTTCTAAATCCATAGGTCAGGCCAAATCTCGCGGCGAAGACGTCAGTGCCATCATGGCGCAAGTGGGCGACTTAGGCAGCAAGTTAGATGCAAAGAAAGCGGAACTTGCCGAGCTATTACACGCGATTAACCTTATCGCCATGAGCACGCCAAACTTGCCAGATGAAAGTGTGCCTTGCGGTAAAGATGAAACCGAAAACTTAGAAGTGCGCCGTTGGGGCACACCAAGAAGCTTTGATTTTCCGGTTAAAGATCATTTAGACCTTGGCGAAGCCTTAGGCGGGCTGGATTTTAAAAGTGCGGTTAAAATTACTGGCTCACGTTTTATTGTGATGAAAGGCCAGCTTGCACGTTTAAACCGTGCGCTAGGCCAATTCATGCTCGATTTACACACCCAAGAGCACGGTTACACAGAAACGTATGTGCCCTTATTGGTTAACGAAGACAGCTTGCTAGGCACAGGTCAGTTGCCAAAATTTGGCGAAGACTTGTTCCACACTAAGCCTGCCACAGAAGAAGGCCAAGGCTTAAGCCTTATCCCGACGGCGGAAGTGCCATTAACCAACTTAGTGCGCGACACTATCGTTGAAGTGAGTGATTTGCCATTGAAGTTCACGGCGCAAACCTCATGTTTCAGAAGTGAAGCGGGCTCTTACGGCCGTGACACCCGTGGCCTTATTCGTCAACATCAGTTTGAGAAAGTAGAGCTTGTGCAAATCGTCAAACCTGAAGATTCGATGCAAGCCCTAGAAGAACTCACCTTACACGCCGAAAAGGTGCTGCAGCTATTGGGCCTGCCATACCGTACCATGTTGCTCTGTACCGGTGACATGGGCTTTGGCGCCAGCAAAACTTATGATCTTGAAGTCTGGTTACCGGCGCAAAATACCTACCGCGAAATTTCATCATGTTCAAACATGAAAGATTTCCAAGCCCGTCGTATGCAGGCAAGGTATCGCAATCCGGAAGACAATAAACCTGCGTTGCTACACACCTTAAACGGTTCTGGCTTGGCTGTGGGTCGCACCTTAGTGGCAATTTTAGAAAACTATCAAAATGCCGATGGCAGCATCACAGTGCCAGATGTGCTACACAAATACATGGGCGGCACCACCCTTATTGGTTAA
- the lolA gene encoding outer membrane lipoprotein chaperone LolA, with the protein MFKGFLSSLCVTALGASALLTSTACVADDAAKLRGKLAQVDSLHAAFSQQVTDINNKLIQQGQGVFALAYPSKFYWHLVEPDESLIVADGTDLWVYNPFAEEVTVMDVSQAVEASPIALLVHRDEETWSLYHVEQASATGDTSCFNILPKTLKANVVAVSVCFKGKQLTDFNLTDSQGNLSRFALSAQRQVKSDEIQLFKFALPENVDIDDQRLKQGN; encoded by the coding sequence ATGTTTAAAGGCTTTTTATCATCCCTGTGCGTAACCGCCCTAGGCGCTAGCGCTCTGTTAACCTCAACGGCATGTGTTGCCGATGATGCTGCAAAGCTTCGCGGTAAACTAGCGCAAGTTGACTCCCTGCATGCGGCCTTCAGTCAGCAGGTGACAGACATCAACAACAAGCTTATCCAGCAAGGTCAGGGCGTTTTCGCCTTGGCCTATCCCAGTAAGTTTTATTGGCACTTAGTCGAGCCCGATGAATCCCTTATCGTTGCCGATGGCACAGATCTTTGGGTCTACAATCCTTTTGCCGAAGAAGTCACGGTTATGGACGTGTCTCAAGCGGTAGAGGCATCGCCCATTGCTTTGTTGGTGCACCGGGATGAAGAAACCTGGTCTTTGTATCATGTCGAACAGGCAAGCGCGACAGGAGATACCTCGTGTTTCAACATTCTGCCTAAGACGTTAAAAGCCAATGTCGTTGCTGTATCCGTTTGCTTTAAGGGTAAACAATTAACCGATTTTAATCTCACCGACAGTCAAGGTAATTTAAGCCGTTTTGCCTTGAGTGCTCAACGGCAAGTGAAGTCTGACGAAATCCAGTTGTTCAAGTTTGCCTTACCTGAGAACGTCGATATCGACGATCAGCGTCTTAAGCAAGGTAACTAA
- a CDS encoding amino acid aminotransferase: protein MFHSLSAMPADPILGLLTQYRADSHPNKVDLGVGVYKDPSGHTPILDCVKIAEKLRFETEDTKVYIGPTGSAPFNQLMTELAFGHSHPALLADRIRTVSTPGGTGALRVAADFIKRCNPNAVLWVSDPTWANHTGLFEAAGITVKTYPYYDYDSKTLKFDQMMAKLATIGKDDVVLLHACCHNPSGMDLTQAQWDEVIEVTAKQGFTPLIDMAYQGFGDGVDEDAYGVRQMAAKVENMILCSSCSKNFGLYRERIGACTLVGKDSNQANVANSVLLYVVRCIYSMPPAHGAAIVETILGTPALKQQWLDELKVMRDRINGNRAMLVEQLKMNAVERDFSFIARQKGMFSFLGVNPQQVERLKQEHSIYMVGSSRISIAGISEANVDYLAKSIAKVL from the coding sequence ATGTTCCATAGCCTAAGCGCCATGCCTGCAGATCCCATCTTGGGCCTGTTAACTCAATACCGTGCCGACTCGCACCCGAATAAAGTTGATTTGGGTGTCGGTGTCTATAAAGATCCCAGCGGTCACACCCCCATTTTGGATTGTGTGAAAATTGCTGAGAAACTGCGCTTTGAAACCGAAGACACCAAAGTCTACATAGGCCCAACAGGTTCTGCACCTTTTAACCAGTTGATGACAGAACTCGCGTTTGGTCATAGCCACCCAGCCCTGCTTGCTGACAGAATTAGAACCGTATCTACCCCAGGCGGTACTGGTGCGCTACGGGTCGCGGCAGATTTCATCAAACGCTGTAATCCTAATGCCGTCTTATGGGTGAGCGACCCAACCTGGGCTAATCACACGGGGTTATTCGAAGCGGCTGGCATTACCGTAAAAACCTATCCCTATTATGACTATGACAGCAAGACACTTAAATTTGATCAAATGATGGCTAAGCTTGCCACCATAGGCAAAGATGACGTGGTACTGCTGCATGCGTGCTGTCACAACCCAAGTGGCATGGATTTAACCCAAGCACAATGGGATGAAGTCATTGAAGTCACTGCTAAACAAGGCTTCACACCGCTTATCGACATGGCCTATCAAGGTTTTGGCGATGGTGTGGATGAAGATGCTTATGGCGTTCGTCAAATGGCCGCAAAAGTAGAAAACATGATCCTATGCAGTTCATGTTCTAAAAACTTTGGTCTATACCGTGAGCGCATTGGTGCCTGTACGTTAGTGGGCAAAGACAGTAACCAAGCCAATGTGGCAAATTCAGTCTTGTTATACGTGGTGCGCTGTATTTACTCTATGCCGCCCGCTCATGGCGCAGCGATTGTAGAAACTATCTTAGGTACCCCTGCCCTTAAGCAACAATGGCTTGATGAACTGAAAGTCATGCGCGATCGCATTAATGGTAACCGTGCCATGCTGGTTGAACAGCTAAAGATGAATGCTGTTGAGCGTGATTTCAGCTTTATCGCTCGTCAAAAAGGCATGTTCTCTTTCCTTGGGGTTAATCCCCAGCAAGTAGAGCGACTAAAGCAAGAGCACAGTATTTATATGGTGGGTTCGAGCCGTATAAGTATTGCGGGTATCAGCGAGGCTAATGTGGACTACTTGGCCAAGTCTATCGCTAAGGTACTGTAG
- the aroA gene encoding 3-phosphoshikimate 1-carboxyvinyltransferase — protein sequence MKQLHLEPIACIDGEINIPGSKSISNRALLLATLAKGTTTLTNLLDSDDIRYMLASLEQLGVQFELSDDKTRCTVQGMGGAVSASTAQTLFLGNAGTAMRPLCAALTLGQGEFTLTGEPRMEERPIGDLVDALRQLGASVTYLKNDGFPPLTINATGLNGGDVDIAGDLSSQFLTALLMVAPLAKGKVNINIKGELVSKPYIDITLALMAQFGVDVQNHDYARFEINPGQQYLSPGKVLVEGDASSASYFLAAGAIAGGSVKVTGVGRLSIQGDVKFADALEKMGADIEWGDDFIIARSAKLSGIDMDMNHIPDAAMTIATAALFAEGETCLRNIYNWRIKETDRLHAMATELRKVGAVVEEGHDFIRITPPVKMNTAAIDTYNDHRMAMCFSLLAFADCGITINDPDCTSKTFPSYFAEFARLTQEA from the coding sequence ATGAAGCAACTGCATCTTGAACCTATTGCCTGCATCGATGGCGAAATTAATATTCCTGGCTCGAAAAGTATCTCCAATCGAGCGCTGTTATTGGCAACCTTAGCTAAAGGCACCACCACCTTAACCAATTTATTAGACTCAGACGATATCCGCTATATGCTGGCATCCCTTGAGCAACTCGGGGTTCAATTCGAACTCAGCGACGATAAAACTCGCTGCACAGTGCAAGGCATGGGCGGCGCGGTTTCAGCATCCACTGCGCAAACATTGTTTTTAGGGAATGCAGGGACGGCAATGCGGCCATTGTGTGCAGCATTAACATTAGGCCAAGGGGAATTTACCTTAACTGGCGAGCCCAGAATGGAAGAGCGTCCCATAGGCGATTTAGTTGATGCGCTGCGCCAATTGGGCGCCAGCGTGACTTACCTTAAAAATGACGGTTTCCCGCCACTTACCATTAATGCCACGGGTCTTAATGGCGGCGATGTGGATATCGCGGGGGACTTATCCAGTCAGTTTCTTACTGCACTCTTAATGGTGGCGCCACTAGCTAAGGGCAAAGTGAACATCAATATTAAAGGTGAGCTAGTGTCAAAGCCTTATATCGACATCACCTTAGCCCTTATGGCGCAGTTTGGCGTTGACGTGCAAAACCATGATTATGCTCGCTTTGAAATTAACCCAGGGCAGCAATACCTGTCACCGGGCAAAGTATTGGTGGAAGGGGATGCCTCATCGGCCTCTTACTTTTTAGCGGCAGGCGCTATCGCAGGTGGTAGTGTCAAAGTCACAGGCGTGGGCCGTTTAAGCATTCAAGGTGATGTGAAATTTGCCGATGCCCTTGAGAAAATGGGCGCGGATATTGAATGGGGTGATGATTTTATTATTGCCCGCAGTGCTAAATTATCCGGCATTGATATGGACATGAACCATATCCCAGATGCGGCTATGACTATCGCTACTGCGGCATTATTTGCCGAGGGGGAGACCTGTCTTCGCAATATTTATAATTGGCGTATCAAGGAAACAGATCGCTTACATGCCATGGCAACAGAGCTTAGAAAAGTAGGTGCGGTAGTTGAAGAAGGTCATGACTTTATTCGCATTACTCCGCCAGTGAAGATGAATACTGCTGCCATTGATACCTATAACGACCATCGCATGGCCATGTGTTTTTCGCTACTGGCGTTTGCGGATTGCGGCATCACAATTAATGATCCCGACTGCACCTCAAAAACCTTTCCCAGTTATTTCGCCGAGTTCGCCCGCTTGACTCAAGAGGCTTAA
- a CDS encoding VF530 family DNA-binding protein, giving the protein MIEEQQNNPLHGLKLETMITELVDCYGWKILYAALKLECLNLNPSIESCQKFLKKTEWAREKVENFYLYRFKRMPKANAEQYELKPRERGFAAGIQPRKPMVLTFESIAKMQQQAHAEFEAARAAKPKFNQSRGADSRNSNSRSSGSGNRKNSGFDNGTSESRARDRYDSGRDDFERDPSKPKPSTDPNNPWGK; this is encoded by the coding sequence ATGATAGAAGAGCAACAAAACAATCCATTACATGGCCTTAAGCTTGAGACTATGATTACCGAGCTGGTAGATTGTTATGGCTGGAAGATTTTATACGCCGCCCTTAAGCTTGAGTGCTTAAACCTTAATCCATCCATTGAAAGCTGTCAGAAGTTTCTCAAGAAAACCGAATGGGCCAGAGAGAAAGTAGAAAACTTTTATCTGTATCGTTTTAAGCGTATGCCTAAGGCTAACGCCGAGCAATATGAACTCAAACCAAGAGAACGTGGATTTGCTGCAGGCATACAGCCTCGTAAGCCTATGGTGCTGACCTTTGAGTCGATTGCGAAAATGCAACAACAGGCCCATGCGGAATTTGAGGCTGCCAGAGCCGCAAAACCTAAATTTAATCAATCTAGAGGTGCAGACTCTAGAAATTCAAACTCCAGAAGCAGTGGTTCAGGCAACAGGAAAAACTCTGGCTTTGATAATGGCACCAGTGAGTCAAGAGCCAGAGACAGGTATGACAGTGGCCGTGATGATTTCGAAAGAGATCCAAGCAAGCCTAAGCCATCCACAGATCCCAATAATCCTTGGGGTAAGTAA
- the rluF gene encoding 23S rRNA pseudouridine(2604) synthase RluF — translation MTDSAIRLNKYISESGICSRRDADRYVEQGNVFINGRRAQVGDLVSIGDKVKVNGQDIEPRDAENLVFIALNKPVGIVSTTEGSERDNIVDFVNHSSRIFPIGRLDKDSQGLIFLTNNGDLVNKILRAGNNHDKEYVVTVNKPITDDFIKGMGAGVPILGVVTKKCVVEQVSPFAFKIVLVQGLNRQIRRMCEYFGFEVTKLERQQIMNVSLKGLPIGEWRDLDKQELDVLFDMIKDSSSEDKNAAAKKKPKPKPKVASLRDKIEGPEHFMQHNRSTKHKGQAKGQPKGQTKGQGKGKPGGGRKPKASR, via the coding sequence GTGACAGACTCAGCTATTCGTCTTAATAAATACATCAGTGAAAGTGGCATTTGCTCAAGACGTGATGCCGATCGTTATGTTGAACAAGGCAATGTGTTTATTAACGGCAGGCGGGCTCAGGTGGGCGATCTTGTCTCTATCGGCGATAAAGTCAAAGTGAATGGTCAAGATATTGAGCCCAGAGATGCTGAGAATCTAGTTTTTATTGCGCTTAATAAGCCTGTGGGCATCGTCAGCACCACAGAAGGCAGTGAGCGGGATAACATTGTGGATTTCGTTAATCATTCAAGTCGTATCTTCCCCATTGGCCGTTTAGATAAAGATTCTCAAGGGCTGATTTTTTTGACCAACAATGGCGATCTGGTCAACAAAATACTTCGTGCGGGTAATAATCACGATAAAGAATATGTGGTTACTGTGAATAAGCCCATTACCGATGACTTTATCAAAGGCATGGGAGCTGGCGTGCCTATCCTTGGCGTTGTTACCAAAAAGTGTGTCGTTGAACAAGTGTCACCCTTTGCGTTTAAAATCGTGCTAGTGCAGGGGCTTAACCGTCAGATCCGCCGCATGTGTGAATACTTTGGCTTTGAAGTGACCAAACTTGAACGCCAACAAATTATGAATGTCAGCCTTAAAGGTCTGCCAATAGGGGAATGGCGTGATTTAGACAAGCAAGAGTTGGATGTCTTGTTTGATATGATCAAAGACTCCTCTTCAGAAGATAAAAATGCCGCAGCAAAAAAGAAGCCTAAACCTAAGCCCAAAGTTGCATCTCTTAGAGATAAAATTGAAGGACCTGAGCACTTTATGCAGCATAACCGCAGCACTAAACATAAAGGGCAAGCCAAAGGCCAACCTAAAGGTCAAACTAAAGGCCAAGGTAAGGGCAAGCCCGGCGGCGGACGTAAACCTAAAGCATCACGTTAG
- the cmk gene encoding (d)CMP kinase, producing the protein MSERTPIVTIDGPSGVGKGTISQLLAQHLGWHLLDSGAIYRVLALAAIHHDVELENEEAITLLAAHLDVQFLSDADGKGIKVILEGEDVTSSIRSQECSNAASKVAALPRVREALLRRQRAFSTAPGLIADGRDMGTVVFPKAAAKIFLIASAQERAQRRYNQLQDKGFDVNIDRLLAEIIERDERDTNRAASPLKPADDALVIDTSGIGINEVFERVLEHVKASIS; encoded by the coding sequence ATGTCTGAACGGACGCCAATAGTTACAATCGATGGCCCAAGCGGCGTAGGTAAAGGCACAATCAGCCAATTACTTGCTCAGCATTTAGGTTGGCATTTACTCGATAGTGGCGCGATTTACCGTGTGTTGGCCTTGGCCGCGATTCATCACGATGTTGAGCTTGAAAACGAAGAAGCCATCACCTTGTTAGCGGCGCACTTAGACGTACAGTTTTTATCTGACGCCGATGGCAAGGGCATTAAGGTTATTCTTGAAGGTGAAGATGTTACCAGCAGCATTCGCAGCCAAGAATGCTCAAATGCAGCCTCTAAAGTGGCGGCTTTACCGCGAGTGCGAGAAGCATTATTGCGTCGCCAACGGGCATTTTCTACCGCACCAGGCTTAATTGCCGATGGCCGTGATATGGGCACAGTGGTTTTTCCCAAAGCAGCTGCTAAAATCTTTTTAATCGCTTCGGCCCAAGAAAGGGCCCAGAGACGCTATAATCAGTTGCAGGACAAGGGCTTCGATGTTAATATCGACCGCCTTTTAGCTGAAATTATTGAGCGAGATGAACGTGATACTAATCGCGCCGCCTCACCACTAAAGCCAGCAGATGATGCATTGGTGATTGACACCAGTGGGATCGGAATTAATGAAGTGTTTGAGCGTGTGCTTGAACATGTCAAGGCAAGTATATCTTAG
- a CDS encoding replication-associated recombination protein A, with protein MRPRVLSEYIGQSHLLGEGKALRVALEANRAHSMLLWGPPGTGKTTLAELIAHYANAHVERISAVSSGVKDIRAAIEQAKAVAQSRGQRTLLFVDEVHRFNKSQQDAFLPYIEDGTVIFVGATTENPSFELNNALLSRARVYLIHKLTETEITEIIIQALEDTERGLGKRQLIIPPEVMAELTHVSDGDARKALNLIELMSDLVADGDAVNLEMLSQVVGHKAAGYDKNGDQFYDLISAVHKSIRGSAPDAALYWFCRILEGGGDPLYVARRLLAIASEDIGNADPVAMTVALNAWDCFHRVGPAEGERAIAQAVLYLASAPKSNAVYTAFSAARELAHATGHEAVPNHLRNAPTKLMKTLAVGEGYRYAHDEPNAYAAGECYLPPSLEGQQFYQPTERGFEKRIKEKLAQLNQLDGHSRVKRYD; from the coding sequence ATGCGCCCAAGGGTATTAAGTGAATACATAGGCCAGTCGCACCTGTTAGGTGAGGGTAAGGCGTTGCGAGTCGCCCTAGAGGCCAATCGCGCCCATTCCATGTTGTTGTGGGGGCCGCCCGGCACCGGCAAGACCACCTTAGCTGAACTGATTGCCCATTATGCTAATGCCCATGTTGAGCGCATTTCAGCAGTCAGCTCAGGGGTAAAAGACATTCGCGCCGCGATAGAGCAAGCCAAAGCCGTGGCCCAAAGCCGTGGTCAACGCACCTTATTATTTGTCGATGAAGTCCACCGTTTCAATAAAAGCCAGCAAGATGCCTTCTTACCTTATATCGAAGATGGCACTGTCATTTTTGTGGGCGCAACCACTGAAAACCCCTCATTTGAGCTTAATAACGCCCTGTTATCCCGTGCGCGTGTGTATTTAATTCACAAGTTAACCGAAACCGAAATAACCGAAATTATCATTCAAGCCCTTGAAGACACAGAGCGGGGGCTAGGTAAACGGCAACTGATCATTCCCCCTGAGGTGATGGCAGAACTTACTCATGTCAGCGATGGCGACGCGAGAAAGGCGCTTAATTTAATCGAATTAATGAGCGATCTCGTTGCCGATGGTGATGCCGTTAATCTTGAGATGTTAAGTCAAGTGGTGGGCCATAAGGCCGCGGGTTATGATAAAAATGGCGATCAATTTTATGATTTAATTTCTGCGGTGCATAAATCCATTCGCGGCTCGGCTCCCGATGCAGCCCTGTACTGGTTTTGCCGTATTTTAGAAGGCGGGGGCGATCCCTTGTATGTTGCCAGGCGCTTACTGGCCATTGCCTCTGAGGACATAGGTAACGCCGATCCTGTGGCCATGACGGTGGCCTTAAATGCTTGGGATTGTTTTCATCGAGTGGGTCCAGCAGAAGGTGAGCGAGCCATCGCACAAGCCGTGTTGTATCTTGCCAGTGCCCCCAAAAGCAACGCTGTGTATACCGCCTTTAGCGCTGCGAGGGAGCTTGCTCACGCCACAGGTCATGAAGCGGTACCGAACCATTTGCGCAATGCCCCGACAAAATTAATGAAAACCTTGGCCGTGGGTGAAGGTTATCGTTACGCCCATGATGAGCCAAACGCTTATGCCGCCGGTGAATGCTACTTACCGCCATCACTCGAAGGGCAGCAATTTTATCAACCCACGGAGCGGGGGTTTGAGAAGCGCATTAAAGAGAAACTTGCGCAGTTAAATCAACTTGATGGCCATAGCAGGGTCAAACGCTATGACTAA